The proteins below are encoded in one region of Rhododendron vialii isolate Sample 1 chromosome 7a, ASM3025357v1:
- the LOC131333924 gene encoding cysteine-rich receptor-like protein kinase 10 isoform X1, which yields MGSWRDLLFLHLILVNIVSLTVSQPDFLNYTYISESGNYSPDSKYQTNLNTLLSNLSSSTDRYGFYNSSFGENPDKVYAIVLCRGDVELDTCRSCINNSIIKLPQLLPNNKGAIGWYDYCMLHYSNKSINGIVATDPRYLMVNGRDALSMNDFKQAVRSLFNNLRSQAASGGARRKFATGNTSGPAFQPVYGLIQCTPDLSETDCNNCLQGATVNIPQYFGEKIGGRILTPSCNLRYENYSFITEIPAAAPPAITNIPAAAPPATPDNKSSTLRPTIVMVVVPVSISLVLTALTCVLLRLRKRKDVRRKGRTTLQLFDERGADADLPLFDLITIVTATDNFSLANKLGQGGFGPVYKGRLLDGQEIAVKRLAKNSGQGVEEFKNEVSLIAKLQHRNLVRLLGCCIQEEEKILIYEYLPNKSLDSFIFGRPGLLLDWRKRFDIVLGIARGMLYLHQDSRLRVIHRDLKASNVLLDAEMNPKISDFGMARICGGDQIEANTNRVVGTFGYMSPEYAMQGQFSIKSDVFSFGVLLLEIVSGTKNSSYYQDNCMTLIGHAWDLWREGKALDIVDPFLRDHESFLAPQVLRCIHIGLLCVQEFATDRPTMSKVAFMLCNETTLLSPTQPAFIMNGVRRHPDSSSTSAGAASSVNDVTLSAIDGR from the exons ATGGGTTCATGGAGAGACCTTCTATTCCTCCATCTCATTCTCGTAAACATTGTTAGTCTCACCGTTTCCCAGCCTGATTTCCTAAACTACACTTATATATCTGAATCTGGCAATTACTCACCTGATAGTAAATACCAGACGAACCTCAACACCCTCCTCTCTAACCTTTCCTCCAGTACCGATAGATATGGGTTTTACAATTCCTCATTTGGCGAAAATCCGGACAAAGTTTATGCAATTGTGCTTTGCAGAGGAGACGTTGAGCTCGATACCTGTCGTAGTTGTATCAACAATTCCATTATTAAGCTACCACAACTGCTTCCTAATAACAAGGGGGCGATCGGATGGTATGACTATTGTATGCTGCATTACTCGAACAAGTCCATAAATGGCATTGTTGCAACTGATCCGCGTTATTTAATGGTGAACGGCAGAGATGCGTTGAGCATGAATGATTTCAAGCAGGCAGTGCGGAGCTTGTTCAACAATCTCCGCAGCCAGGCAGCGTCGGGTGGGGCCCGCCGCAAGTTCGCGACGGGGAACACATCTGGTCCGGCTTTTCAGCCTGTATATGGACTAATACAGTGCACACCTGATTTGTCCGAAACGGATTGCAATAATTGTCTCCAAGGGGCTACTGTAAATATTCCGCAGTACTTTGGTGAAAAGATTGGAGGGAGAATTTTGACACCTAGTTGTAATCTTCGGTACGAGAACTATAGTTTCATTACGGAGATTCCAGCTGCTGCACCACCAGCCATTACGAACATTCCAGCTGCTGCACCACCAGCCACACCAG ACAATAAGAGTAGCACGTTGCGGCCAACTATTGTTATGGTTGTTGTTCCAGTGAGCATCTCTTTGGTACTCACAGCCCTCACCTGTGTGTTGCTCCGATTAAGGAAGAGAAAGGATGTCAGAA GAAAAGGAAGGACTACATTGCAGCTCTTTGATGAAAGAGGAGCGGATGCAGATTTACCATTGTTTGATTTGATCACCATAGTAACAGCGACGGACAATTTTTCTCTTGCAAACAAGCTAGGTCAAGGAGGCTTTGGCCCAGTGTACAAG GGTCGGCTACTGGATGGACAGGAAATAGCTGTCAAGAGGCTAGCAAAAAACTCAGGACAAGGTGTAGAGGAATTCAAGAATGAAGTTAGCCTGATTGCCAAACTCCAGCACAGGAATCTTGTGAGGCTGTTGGGATGTTGTAttcaagaagaagagaaaatcttAATCTATGAATATTTGCCAAATAAAAGCTTGGACTCTTTCATATTCGGTAGGCCAG GATTGCTCCTAGACTGGAGAAAGCGCTTTGATATAGTTTTGGGGATTGCTCGAGGGATGTTATACCTTCATCAAGACTCAAGATTGAGAGTAATCCACAGGGATTTGAAAGCAAGCAATGTTTTACTTGATGCTGAAATGAATCCAAAAATATCAGATTTTGGTATGGCTAGAATATGTGGAGGGGACCAAATTGAAGCAAACACAAATAGAGTAGTTGGAACATT TGGTTATATGTCTCCAGAGTATGCAATGCAGGGCCAATTTTCCATAAAATCTGATGTTTTTAGCTTTGGGGTTCTGCTACTAGAGATCGTTAGTGGCACAAAGAACAGCAGCTATTATCAAGACAACTGCATGACTTTGATTGGGCAT GCGTGGGACTTATGGAGAGAAGGCAAAGCCTTGGACATAGTTGATCCATTTCTGAGAGATCACGAGTCATTTTTAGCTCCTCAAGTGCTGCGATGCATTCACATTGGTCTCTTGTGCGTGCAAGAATTTGCTACTGATCGGCCAACCATGTCAAAAGTGGCTTTCATGCTATGCAATGAAACCACCTTGCTTTCCCCTACGCAACCTGCATTCATAATGAACGGTGTTAGAAGGCATCCAGACTCATCATCAACTAGTGCAGGAGCTGCTTCTTCTGTCAATGATGTTACGCTTAGTGCCATCGATGGTCGTTGA
- the LOC131333924 gene encoding cysteine-rich receptor-like protein kinase 10 isoform X2: MGSWRDLLFLHLILVNIVSLTVSQPDFLNYTYISESGNYSPDSKYQTNLNTLLSNLSSSTDRYGFYNSSFGENPDKVYAIVLCRGDVELDTCRSCINNSIIKLPQLLPNNKGAIGWYDYCMLHYSNKSINGIVATDPRYLMVNGRDALSMNDFKQAVRSLFNNLRSQAASGGARRKFATGNTSGPAFQPVYGLIQCTPDLSETDCNNCLQGATVNIPQYFGEKIGGRILTPSCNLRYENYSFITEIPAAAPPAITNIPAAAPPATPDNKSSTLRPTIVMVVVPVSISLVLTALTCVLLRLRKRKDVRRKGRTTLQLFDERGADADLPLFDLITIVTATDNFSLANKLGQGGFGPVYKGRLLDGQEIAVKRLAKNSGQGVEEFKNEVSLIAKLQHRNLVRLLGCCIQEEEKILIYEYLPNKSLDSFIFGLLLDWRKRFDIVLGIARGMLYLHQDSRLRVIHRDLKASNVLLDAEMNPKISDFGMARICGGDQIEANTNRVVGTFGYMSPEYAMQGQFSIKSDVFSFGVLLLEIVSGTKNSSYYQDNCMTLIGHAWDLWREGKALDIVDPFLRDHESFLAPQVLRCIHIGLLCVQEFATDRPTMSKVAFMLCNETTLLSPTQPAFIMNGVRRHPDSSSTSAGAASSVNDVTLSAIDGR; this comes from the exons ATGGGTTCATGGAGAGACCTTCTATTCCTCCATCTCATTCTCGTAAACATTGTTAGTCTCACCGTTTCCCAGCCTGATTTCCTAAACTACACTTATATATCTGAATCTGGCAATTACTCACCTGATAGTAAATACCAGACGAACCTCAACACCCTCCTCTCTAACCTTTCCTCCAGTACCGATAGATATGGGTTTTACAATTCCTCATTTGGCGAAAATCCGGACAAAGTTTATGCAATTGTGCTTTGCAGAGGAGACGTTGAGCTCGATACCTGTCGTAGTTGTATCAACAATTCCATTATTAAGCTACCACAACTGCTTCCTAATAACAAGGGGGCGATCGGATGGTATGACTATTGTATGCTGCATTACTCGAACAAGTCCATAAATGGCATTGTTGCAACTGATCCGCGTTATTTAATGGTGAACGGCAGAGATGCGTTGAGCATGAATGATTTCAAGCAGGCAGTGCGGAGCTTGTTCAACAATCTCCGCAGCCAGGCAGCGTCGGGTGGGGCCCGCCGCAAGTTCGCGACGGGGAACACATCTGGTCCGGCTTTTCAGCCTGTATATGGACTAATACAGTGCACACCTGATTTGTCCGAAACGGATTGCAATAATTGTCTCCAAGGGGCTACTGTAAATATTCCGCAGTACTTTGGTGAAAAGATTGGAGGGAGAATTTTGACACCTAGTTGTAATCTTCGGTACGAGAACTATAGTTTCATTACGGAGATTCCAGCTGCTGCACCACCAGCCATTACGAACATTCCAGCTGCTGCACCACCAGCCACACCAG ACAATAAGAGTAGCACGTTGCGGCCAACTATTGTTATGGTTGTTGTTCCAGTGAGCATCTCTTTGGTACTCACAGCCCTCACCTGTGTGTTGCTCCGATTAAGGAAGAGAAAGGATGTCAGAA GAAAAGGAAGGACTACATTGCAGCTCTTTGATGAAAGAGGAGCGGATGCAGATTTACCATTGTTTGATTTGATCACCATAGTAACAGCGACGGACAATTTTTCTCTTGCAAACAAGCTAGGTCAAGGAGGCTTTGGCCCAGTGTACAAG GGTCGGCTACTGGATGGACAGGAAATAGCTGTCAAGAGGCTAGCAAAAAACTCAGGACAAGGTGTAGAGGAATTCAAGAATGAAGTTAGCCTGATTGCCAAACTCCAGCACAGGAATCTTGTGAGGCTGTTGGGATGTTGTAttcaagaagaagagaaaatcttAATCTATGAATATTTGCCAAATAAAAGCTTGGACTCTTTCATATTCG GATTGCTCCTAGACTGGAGAAAGCGCTTTGATATAGTTTTGGGGATTGCTCGAGGGATGTTATACCTTCATCAAGACTCAAGATTGAGAGTAATCCACAGGGATTTGAAAGCAAGCAATGTTTTACTTGATGCTGAAATGAATCCAAAAATATCAGATTTTGGTATGGCTAGAATATGTGGAGGGGACCAAATTGAAGCAAACACAAATAGAGTAGTTGGAACATT TGGTTATATGTCTCCAGAGTATGCAATGCAGGGCCAATTTTCCATAAAATCTGATGTTTTTAGCTTTGGGGTTCTGCTACTAGAGATCGTTAGTGGCACAAAGAACAGCAGCTATTATCAAGACAACTGCATGACTTTGATTGGGCAT GCGTGGGACTTATGGAGAGAAGGCAAAGCCTTGGACATAGTTGATCCATTTCTGAGAGATCACGAGTCATTTTTAGCTCCTCAAGTGCTGCGATGCATTCACATTGGTCTCTTGTGCGTGCAAGAATTTGCTACTGATCGGCCAACCATGTCAAAAGTGGCTTTCATGCTATGCAATGAAACCACCTTGCTTTCCCCTACGCAACCTGCATTCATAATGAACGGTGTTAGAAGGCATCCAGACTCATCATCAACTAGTGCAGGAGCTGCTTCTTCTGTCAATGATGTTACGCTTAGTGCCATCGATGGTCGTTGA
- the LOC131333924 gene encoding cysteine-rich receptor-like protein kinase 10 isoform X3, whose amino-acid sequence MGSWRDLLFLHLILVNIVSLTVSQPDFLNYTYISESGNYSPDSKYQTNLNTLLSNLSSSTDRYGFYNSSFGENPDKVYAIVLCRGDVELDTCRSCINNSIIKLPQLLPNNKGAIGWYDYCMLHYSNKSINGIVATDPRYLMVNGRDALSMNDFKQAVRSLFNNLRSQAASGGARRKFATGNTSGPAFQPVYGLIQCTPDLSETDCNNCLQGATVNIPQYFGEKIGGRILTPSCNLRYENYSFITEIPAAAPPAITNIPAAAPPATPDNKSSTLRPTIVMVVVPVSISLVLTALTCVLLRLRKRKDVRRKGRTTLQLFDERGADADLPLFDLITIVTATDNFSLANKLGQGGFGPVYKGRLLDGQEIAVKRLAKNSGQGVEEFKNEVSLIAKLQHRNLVRLLGCCIQEEEKILIYEYLPNKSLDSFIFGRPGLLLDWRKRFDIVLGIARGMLYLHQDSRLRVIHRDLKASNVLLDAEMNPKISDFGMARICGGDQIEANTNRVVGTLRGTYGEKAKPWT is encoded by the exons ATGGGTTCATGGAGAGACCTTCTATTCCTCCATCTCATTCTCGTAAACATTGTTAGTCTCACCGTTTCCCAGCCTGATTTCCTAAACTACACTTATATATCTGAATCTGGCAATTACTCACCTGATAGTAAATACCAGACGAACCTCAACACCCTCCTCTCTAACCTTTCCTCCAGTACCGATAGATATGGGTTTTACAATTCCTCATTTGGCGAAAATCCGGACAAAGTTTATGCAATTGTGCTTTGCAGAGGAGACGTTGAGCTCGATACCTGTCGTAGTTGTATCAACAATTCCATTATTAAGCTACCACAACTGCTTCCTAATAACAAGGGGGCGATCGGATGGTATGACTATTGTATGCTGCATTACTCGAACAAGTCCATAAATGGCATTGTTGCAACTGATCCGCGTTATTTAATGGTGAACGGCAGAGATGCGTTGAGCATGAATGATTTCAAGCAGGCAGTGCGGAGCTTGTTCAACAATCTCCGCAGCCAGGCAGCGTCGGGTGGGGCCCGCCGCAAGTTCGCGACGGGGAACACATCTGGTCCGGCTTTTCAGCCTGTATATGGACTAATACAGTGCACACCTGATTTGTCCGAAACGGATTGCAATAATTGTCTCCAAGGGGCTACTGTAAATATTCCGCAGTACTTTGGTGAAAAGATTGGAGGGAGAATTTTGACACCTAGTTGTAATCTTCGGTACGAGAACTATAGTTTCATTACGGAGATTCCAGCTGCTGCACCACCAGCCATTACGAACATTCCAGCTGCTGCACCACCAGCCACACCAG ACAATAAGAGTAGCACGTTGCGGCCAACTATTGTTATGGTTGTTGTTCCAGTGAGCATCTCTTTGGTACTCACAGCCCTCACCTGTGTGTTGCTCCGATTAAGGAAGAGAAAGGATGTCAGAA GAAAAGGAAGGACTACATTGCAGCTCTTTGATGAAAGAGGAGCGGATGCAGATTTACCATTGTTTGATTTGATCACCATAGTAACAGCGACGGACAATTTTTCTCTTGCAAACAAGCTAGGTCAAGGAGGCTTTGGCCCAGTGTACAAG GGTCGGCTACTGGATGGACAGGAAATAGCTGTCAAGAGGCTAGCAAAAAACTCAGGACAAGGTGTAGAGGAATTCAAGAATGAAGTTAGCCTGATTGCCAAACTCCAGCACAGGAATCTTGTGAGGCTGTTGGGATGTTGTAttcaagaagaagagaaaatcttAATCTATGAATATTTGCCAAATAAAAGCTTGGACTCTTTCATATTCGGTAGGCCAG GATTGCTCCTAGACTGGAGAAAGCGCTTTGATATAGTTTTGGGGATTGCTCGAGGGATGTTATACCTTCATCAAGACTCAAGATTGAGAGTAATCCACAGGGATTTGAAAGCAAGCAATGTTTTACTTGATGCTGAAATGAATCCAAAAATATCAGATTTTGGTATGGCTAGAATATGTGGAGGGGACCAAATTGAAGCAAACACAAATAGAGTAGTTGGAACATT GCGTGGGACTTATGGAGAGAAGGCAAAGCCTTGGACATAG
- the LOC131333922 gene encoding cysteine-rich receptor-like protein kinase 44 isoform X1, producing MGTLNLLVLLSCILATFPLTIAQFCSNNNFTANSTYGINRNLILSSLPYNVTTNSTYGGFYTATVPQQDSETIYALALCRGDLTNQSCFECVNSSIQAIMTKCSNQKDAYDFGSTSHCIVRFSNKSFFASVDWQQAQVVYGGSIKGDTDELYIYVALVDLVDKLISRAAEGNSSLKFATDKKNYTEYKNVYGLMQCVPGLSSDDCTSCLRAAKAVYTDGFLRTRFVNVMTPSCIFQYDLSPFVESSVGDAPPPPPPPPPVTFAPPPPPPGKDDNTTRTVIIIVVSTIGSVIGFIVCVCIFLRKRKQKKNPKQKVEVFEAEDQIGILGSLQYDFETISIATNNFSDGNKLGQGGFGAVYQGRLLNGQEIAVKRLAKESQQGEIEFKNEVMLVAKLQHRNLVRLLGFCLEGTERLLIYEFVPQSSLDHLIFNSNGRKLLGWDRRYKIIGGVSRGLLYLHEDSRLRIIHRDLKASNVLLDEDMNPKISDFGMARLFVVDETQGSTNRIVGTYGYMAPEYAMHGQFSVKSDVFSFGVLVLEILSGQKNNSTRNGENVEDLLSYAWKTWREGTASNLIDPTLRANSGSMREMIRCIHIGLLCVQENVADRPTMASVVLMLSSSTLSLPVPSEPAFFLRSGSTNSELPLLQEHSSELAVSGHSINEVSITELYPR from the exons ATGGGCACTTTGAATTTGCTTGTCCTTCTTTCTTGTATACTCGCAACCTTTCCCCTGACAATTGCTCAATTCTGTTCCAATAATAATTTCACCGCAAACAGCACGTACGGCATAAACCGCAACCTAATTCTCTCTTCCCTCCCCTATAATGTCACCACAAACAGCACGTACGGTGGATTTTACACCGCCACTGTCCCACAGCAAGACTCCGAGACTATCTACGCTCTCGCACTCTGCAGGGGTGACCTTACGAACCAAAGTTGTTTTGAATGTGTCAATTCCTCGATCCAGGCTATAATGACAAAATGTTCAAACCAAAAAGATGCGTATGATTTTGGATCAACTTCTCATTGTATTGTCCGGTTCTCTAACAAGTCATTTTTCGCATCCGTGGACTGGCAACAGGCCCAAGTCGTGTATGGGGGAAGCATTAAAGGTGACACAGATgaattgtatatatatgtggCGCTGGTTGATTTGGTCGATAAGCTTATAAGCAGGGCGGCTGAAGGTAATTCTTCCCTTAAGTTTGCAACGGATAAGAAGAATTATACCGAGTATAAGAATGTGTACGGACTAATGCAGTGTGTCCCTGGCCTGTCATCTGATGATTGTACCAGTTGTCTAAGGGCGGCGAAGGCAGTTTACACGGACGGTTTTCTTAGGACGAGATTTGTGAATGTTATGACACCAAGCTGTATTTTTCAGTATGATCTGTCCCCTTTTGTGGAATCTTCAGTTGGTGATGCACCGCCGCCCCCGCCCCCTCCACCGCCAGTTACTTttgctcctcctccaccaccgccaG GAAAGGATGATAATACAACTCGAACAGTCATCATTATTGTTGTTTCGACAATAGGTTCTGTGATAGGATTCATTGTCTGCGTTTGCATCTTTCTAAGAAAGAGGAAGCAAAAGAAGAATCCAAAACAAAAGGTTGAAG TTTTTGAAGCTGAGGATCAAATTGGCATCCTGGGATCTTTGCAATATGACTTTGAAACTATTAGCATTGCAACAAATAACTTCTCCGATGGTAATAAGCTTGGACAAGGTGGATTTGGTGCCGTTTACCAG GGTAGGCTTTTGAATGGACAAGAAATTGCAGTGAAGAGGCTGGCTAAGGAATCTCAACAAGGAGAAATAGAGTTTAAGAATGAGGTTATGCTAGTGGCCAAGCTTCAACACAGGAATTTGGTTAGGTTGCTTGGTTTCTGCTTGGAAGGAACAGAAAGGCTTCTTATCTATGAGTTTGTGCCCCAGTCAAGCCTTGATCACTTAATATTCA ATTCAAATGGGCGCAAACTATTGGGTTGGGATAGACGTTACAAGATCATAGGAGGCGTTTCTCGGGGACTTCTCTATCTTCATGAAGATTCACGACTAAGAATCATTCATCGTGATCTCAAAGCCAGTAACGTTCTCTTAGATGAAGACATGAATCCcaaaatttcagattttggcATGGCAAGATTGTTTGTGGTGGATGAAACTCAAGGGAGTACAAATAGAATCGTGGGGACCTA TGGATATATGGCTCCAGAGTATGCGATGCACGGGCAATTCTCGGTCAAATCAGATGTCTTTAGCTTTGGTGTCTTAGTTCTTGAAATTCTGAGTGGTCAGAAAAACAACTCTACACGTAATGGCGAGAACGTAGAGGACCTTTTAAGCTAC GCTTGGAAAACTTGGAGGGAAGGAACAGCCTCAAATCTCATAGACCCCACATTGAGGGCTAATTCGGGTTCCATGCGGGAAATGATAAGATGTATTCACATTGGATTATTGTGCGTCCAGGAAAATGTTGCTGATAGACCGACTATGGCTTCAGTTGTTCTCATGCTTAGTAGCTCCACCCTCAGCCTTCCGGTACCGTCAGAGCCAGCATTTTTTCTTCGTAGTGGTAGCACCAATTCAGAGCTACCATTGCTTCAAGAACATAGTTCTGAATTGGCCGTGTCGGGTCATTCAATAAATGAAGTATCGATAACTGAGTTGTATCCTCGTTAA
- the LOC131333922 gene encoding cysteine-rich receptor-like protein kinase 44 isoform X2 — translation MGTLNLLVLLSCILATFPLTIAQFCSNNNFTANSTYGINRNLILSSLPYNVTTNSTYGGFYTATVPQQDSETIYALALCRGDLTNQSCFECVNSSIQAIMTKCSNQKDAYDFGSTSHCIVRFSNKSFFASVDWQQAQVVYGGSIKGDTDELYIYVALVDLVDKLISRAAEGNSSLKFATDKKNYTEYKNVYGLMQCVPGLSSDDCTSCLRAAKAVYTDGFLRTRFVNVMTPSCIFQYDLSPFVESSVGDAPPPPPPPPPDDNTTRTVIIIVVSTIGSVIGFIVCVCIFLRKRKQKKNPKQKVEVFEAEDQIGILGSLQYDFETISIATNNFSDGNKLGQGGFGAVYQGRLLNGQEIAVKRLAKESQQGEIEFKNEVMLVAKLQHRNLVRLLGFCLEGTERLLIYEFVPQSSLDHLIFNSNGRKLLGWDRRYKIIGGVSRGLLYLHEDSRLRIIHRDLKASNVLLDEDMNPKISDFGMARLFVVDETQGSTNRIVGTYGYMAPEYAMHGQFSVKSDVFSFGVLVLEILSGQKNNSTRNGENVEDLLSYAWKTWREGTASNLIDPTLRANSGSMREMIRCIHIGLLCVQENVADRPTMASVVLMLSSSTLSLPVPSEPAFFLRSGSTNSELPLLQEHSSELAVSGHSINEVSITELYPR, via the exons ATGGGCACTTTGAATTTGCTTGTCCTTCTTTCTTGTATACTCGCAACCTTTCCCCTGACAATTGCTCAATTCTGTTCCAATAATAATTTCACCGCAAACAGCACGTACGGCATAAACCGCAACCTAATTCTCTCTTCCCTCCCCTATAATGTCACCACAAACAGCACGTACGGTGGATTTTACACCGCCACTGTCCCACAGCAAGACTCCGAGACTATCTACGCTCTCGCACTCTGCAGGGGTGACCTTACGAACCAAAGTTGTTTTGAATGTGTCAATTCCTCGATCCAGGCTATAATGACAAAATGTTCAAACCAAAAAGATGCGTATGATTTTGGATCAACTTCTCATTGTATTGTCCGGTTCTCTAACAAGTCATTTTTCGCATCCGTGGACTGGCAACAGGCCCAAGTCGTGTATGGGGGAAGCATTAAAGGTGACACAGATgaattgtatatatatgtggCGCTGGTTGATTTGGTCGATAAGCTTATAAGCAGGGCGGCTGAAGGTAATTCTTCCCTTAAGTTTGCAACGGATAAGAAGAATTATACCGAGTATAAGAATGTGTACGGACTAATGCAGTGTGTCCCTGGCCTGTCATCTGATGATTGTACCAGTTGTCTAAGGGCGGCGAAGGCAGTTTACACGGACGGTTTTCTTAGGACGAGATTTGTGAATGTTATGACACCAAGCTGTATTTTTCAGTATGATCTGTCCCCTTTTGTGGAATCTTCAGTTGGTGATGCACCGCCGCCCCCGCCCCCTCCACCGCCA GATGATAATACAACTCGAACAGTCATCATTATTGTTGTTTCGACAATAGGTTCTGTGATAGGATTCATTGTCTGCGTTTGCATCTTTCTAAGAAAGAGGAAGCAAAAGAAGAATCCAAAACAAAAGGTTGAAG TTTTTGAAGCTGAGGATCAAATTGGCATCCTGGGATCTTTGCAATATGACTTTGAAACTATTAGCATTGCAACAAATAACTTCTCCGATGGTAATAAGCTTGGACAAGGTGGATTTGGTGCCGTTTACCAG GGTAGGCTTTTGAATGGACAAGAAATTGCAGTGAAGAGGCTGGCTAAGGAATCTCAACAAGGAGAAATAGAGTTTAAGAATGAGGTTATGCTAGTGGCCAAGCTTCAACACAGGAATTTGGTTAGGTTGCTTGGTTTCTGCTTGGAAGGAACAGAAAGGCTTCTTATCTATGAGTTTGTGCCCCAGTCAAGCCTTGATCACTTAATATTCA ATTCAAATGGGCGCAAACTATTGGGTTGGGATAGACGTTACAAGATCATAGGAGGCGTTTCTCGGGGACTTCTCTATCTTCATGAAGATTCACGACTAAGAATCATTCATCGTGATCTCAAAGCCAGTAACGTTCTCTTAGATGAAGACATGAATCCcaaaatttcagattttggcATGGCAAGATTGTTTGTGGTGGATGAAACTCAAGGGAGTACAAATAGAATCGTGGGGACCTA TGGATATATGGCTCCAGAGTATGCGATGCACGGGCAATTCTCGGTCAAATCAGATGTCTTTAGCTTTGGTGTCTTAGTTCTTGAAATTCTGAGTGGTCAGAAAAACAACTCTACACGTAATGGCGAGAACGTAGAGGACCTTTTAAGCTAC GCTTGGAAAACTTGGAGGGAAGGAACAGCCTCAAATCTCATAGACCCCACATTGAGGGCTAATTCGGGTTCCATGCGGGAAATGATAAGATGTATTCACATTGGATTATTGTGCGTCCAGGAAAATGTTGCTGATAGACCGACTATGGCTTCAGTTGTTCTCATGCTTAGTAGCTCCACCCTCAGCCTTCCGGTACCGTCAGAGCCAGCATTTTTTCTTCGTAGTGGTAGCACCAATTCAGAGCTACCATTGCTTCAAGAACATAGTTCTGAATTGGCCGTGTCGGGTCATTCAATAAATGAAGTATCGATAACTGAGTTGTATCCTCGTTAA